Part of the Phenylobacterium soli genome, GAGATCTCCGACGGCGCGGCCGTCGCGCGCCGCTCGGCCCGCCAGCGCTCCTCGCAGGCGATCAGCGGATTGCGGCGGCCGTCCACCACCCGCATCCGCACCGGATCGCCCCGGTAGCCGTCGCAGAGCGCGGGGCCCGCACGCCGGCCGGCGGCGAGTTCGATGTGCAGGTGCGCGCCCTGGGCGCCATGCGCGCCTTCGGCCAGGACCCGCGGGAACGGCTTGCCGGCGCGGCGCAGGCGGGCGGCGGCCTCGCGCTGGGACATGCCGGGGACCACGGCGTCGTAGGCGCCCGGCCGGCGGCGGTCGCCGGCCGAATGGGCCGAGCGGCGCCCCGCCGGCACGGTCCCGGCGCCCTGCCGGCGCAGGGCGTCTTCCTGGGCGGGCGTGCGATAGCCGCTGGTCTGACGCCAGGCGCCGGGCCCGAACACCTCGTCCATGGTGTTCCGGAAGCCGTCGTCCGCGCCTGCATCGGCGGCGGCCGCGGCGGGCCCGGCGAGGAGCACCGCCAGGAGGAGGACTGGGAGATGGAGCCGCATCGGGCCGCTGTTGTACCGCCGGCGGGCGGCCGGCATTGACCTGGGTCAGCCGCCCGATGGCCGGAGCCCGGCCGCCGCGGTTAAGGTCTCGTTACCCATCCTGGGGGAATTCCGCGTCCGCCGGTTTGGGCCAGGCGGAACGCAACCTGGACGGCGTGGAACTCGGCGTGGAGGCCCGGAATTCCCAGGCCATACCGCAACGACTGCTTCGCCATGCTCGCCATCCTCGCCGCCGCATCGATCCTTGGGGCCCGCCCGCTGGACCTGCACGATCCCGCACGCCGGGCGATGACGGTGCACAATCAGGGCGTGGTGCTGATCCGGCTGGACGCCGACGGCCTGGTGCGGGCGCGCGGCTGCGACGGCGAGCTGCGGCACGTGGGCGATCTTTCCGACCCGCGTCGCCTGCACATCCAGAACGACGGCACGCTCGACGGCCTGGTGTGGGACGCGCGGCTCGATCCGGCGCAGCGGGAGACCTTCCGGGCGATGATGCGGGCCTTCGGCTATTCGGACCACAAGGCCCTGGCGGCCATGTGCCTGCCTACAACCGCCGAGCCGCAGCTGCGCGCCGCGGAGATCAGCCCTGACGCGACTGGCTCATCAGGCGGTCGGTCAACTTCCTCACGCTGATCACGATCCGCTCGCGTTCGCCGGCCTGGCGCTCGACCAGCAGGCGGGCAACCTGGGCGTCGTCGTGGAAGGCGTAGCCCTTGATCGCGTCGAGGATCGCCTTGGCCAGGTTGTCGAGGTCGAGCCAGGGCGGATCGCCCACGTATTCCATGCGGATCTCGACGGAGAACTCCCCCCAGCCGGGCCGGGCGCCGCGCCAAACCTTGCGGAAGAACTCGTAGATCAGCGGCTTGTAGTACTTGGCCTGGGTGGTGAGCCCGTCGACCTCGACCACCAGGGCGCCGCCGCCCTCGCGGGCGCGCACCTTGCCGTGCTGGGTCCAGGTTTCGCTCATCGGCAGGCTACTTAGCGGCAGGATGGGTTGCAGTCTCGCGCGGTGTCGCTAAACCGGCGCGGCCCGCTGGATGGAGACGAGAGCCATGACCGCCACCCGTACAGAGACCGACACCTTCGGCCCCATCGAGGTGCCCGCCGACCGGTACTGGGGGGCGCAGACCCAGCGGAGCCTGCAGAACTTCAAGATCGGCTGGGAGAAGCAGCCGAAGCCGGTGATCAAGGCGCTGGGCGTGGTGAAGCGCGCCGCGGCCGAGGCCAACATGGCGCTCGGCAAGCTGGACCCCGAGATCGGCAAGTTCATCGTCGCCGCCGCCCAGGAGGTGATCGACGGCAAGCTCGACGACCACTTCCCGCTGGTGGTCTGGCAGACCGGCTCCGGCACCCAGTCGAACATGAACGCCAACGAGGTGATCTCGAACCGAGCGATCGAGATGATGGGCGGGGTGATGGGCTCCAAGAGCCCGGTCCACCCGAACGACCACGTCAACATGAGCCAGTCGTCGAACGACACCTATCCGACGGCCATGCACATCGCCTGCGCCGAGGAGGTGTCGCGTTCGGTGATGCCGGCGCTGGAGCACCTGCACGCCGCGCTGAAGGCCAAGTCGGCGGCGTTCGACCACATCATCAAGATCGGCCGCACCCACACCCAGGACGCCACGCCCCTGACCCTGGGCCAGGAATTCGGCGGCTACGCCCACCAGGTGGCGATGAGCGTGCGGCGCATCAAGGAGAGCCTCTACGGGCTCTACGAGCTGGCGCAGGGCGGCACGGCGGTGGGCACCGGCCTGACCGCGCCGGTCGGCTTCGCCGAGAAGGTGGCCGAGCAGATCGCGGCGATCACCCGGCTGCCGTTCGTCACCGCGCCCAACAAGTTCGAGGCCCTGGCGGCGCATGACGCCATGGTGTTCAGCCACGGGGCGCTGACCACCGCGGCGGCGGCGCTCTTCAAGATCGCTAACGACATCCGCTTCCTGGGCTCGGGCCCGCGCGCCGGCCTCGGCGAGCTGGCCCTGCCGGAGAACGAGCCGGGCTCCTCGATCATGCCGGGCAAGGTGAACCCGACCCAGGCCGAGGCCCTGACCATGCTGTGCGCCCACGTCATGGGAAACAACGCCGCCATGGCCTTCGCCGGCAGCCAGGGCCACTTCGAGCTGAACGTCTTCAACCCGGTGATGGCCTACAACTTCCTGCAGTCGTGCCGGCTCCTGGCCGACGGGGCGATCAGCTTCACCGACAACATGGTGGTGGGTATCGAGGCCCGCGAGGACAACATCAAGGCCAACCTCGAGCGCAGCCTGATGCTGGTGACCTCGCTCAAGGAGCACATCGGCTACGACAAGGCCGCAGCCATCGCCAAGAAGGCCCACAAGAACGGCACCACCCTGCGCGAGGAGGCCGTCGGCGGCGGCTATGTGACGAACGAGCAGTTCGACGCCTGGGTGCGGCCGGAGGACATGATCCACCCGGGCTGATGGTCCAGACCGTCCGCATCCAGGGCCCGCTGCCGGAAGGCTTCGAGGCGCTGCGCCAGGAGGCGGAGGCGGAAGGCCACAAGCACCTCACGCGGTTGGCGCGCGAATGGGCGACGGAGCCGCAGGCGTTCCACGTCCTGCTTGGCGTCTTCCACGAGGGCGGGCTGGTGGCGATCGGCGGCGTCACCGACGAGCCGGAGGACGCCGGCGAGCCCGCTTGGCGGATGCGGCGGCTCTATGTGGCGAGGCGGGCGCGAGGCATGGGCGTGGCCCGGGCGATCGCCAACGGCCTGGGGCAGGAGGCGCTGGACAGCGTGAGGCTGGTCACGGTCCACGCCGGGTCGAACGAGGCGGCGCGGTTCTGGGAAGCGATGGGTTTCAGCCCCGTCGCCGGGCGGCCCTGGAGCCACGAATTCCGCGGCTAGGCTACTCCGCCGCGAAGCTCACCGGGTCGGCGTGGGCCCACAGGTGGGCGCGGTAGGCTTCGAAGCACTGCTCGCCGCAGATCAGGCGCATCAGGGCGCCCTCGGCGATGAGAGGAGCGCAGCTCGGATCCTCGGTGACGAGGGGCAGCAGCGCCTCGGCGTTCCAGGCCTTGGAGTGCTCGACGTCGAGGTTGGCGTGGAGCACGAAATACTTCCGCTGCTCCGGCGCGACCTCCAGGCGCTTCAGGCCGTCGGCGACGGCCGCGACACGGGTCGGGGCGGTCAGCTCGACGACGCCGAGCGCGCCCACCGACTGGTAGCCGTAGCGCCGGGTGGTCGCGAGCGCGGTCATGGTGTTGGCCAGGCACAGCGACTGCCAGAGGGTCCCCTCGATGGTCGGCGAGAGCTCCAGCCCCTTCACGGTGCGGTCGAGCATCGGCCCGTGCATGCCGCCCATCGAGCCGCGGCCCATCTCGTCCCAGTAGTTGCGGGCGAGCTCGAGCTTGGGGCGGGCCGGCAGCTTCACCTGGGTCATGGCCACGAGGTCGTCGAACCCGGCCTCCCCGGCCGCCTCCTGGGTCAGGAACCACCGCATCTCCTCGAGCGTGGCCTCGGCGGCCAGCCAGGCGAAGAGCTGGTCCCATTGCCCGGGACCGGTGTCCTTCAGCGCCTCGAACCAGGCGATGAAGCCCTCGGGCTCGGTCGGGACTTCGGCCAGCAGCGGCGCGACGTGGGCGCGGAACGCCTCCACGAAGGCGCCCTCGAGGCGCAGCATCCGCGTGTCCTCGGCGAGGTCCTGCAGCCAGGTCTCAGAGGGTCGCCCGACGGCGAGGCGGCGGCGGTTCCAGCGGGCGAGCGCCAGGTGAAGGCGCCGGGAGTCGGGGATCTCGGGGCTGAACTCGCCCAGGCCGGCGAGGCGCGTCCCTGCGGTGATGCGGTCGGTCATGGGACCGCAACAAGCGTTCGAAGGACGGGGATGGTTCCTAGTGCGGAGGTTCTTGCCCGTCGCGCAGCCGGACGGAAAAGCGGTTCCCACTTTTCCTGGCTGTCGCTCCTAGGCCTTCCGCGCCACCGCGAAGTCGGCGAGGTCTTCCAGGGCGGGGCGCCAGCCGATGGCCGGGAACTCGGCGAGGGCGGCCTTGGCGCTCTCGGCGTAGGCCTGGGCGCGGTCCAGGGTGTCCTGAAGCGCTCCCGTCTGGCGCATCAGCTCGCGGACCCGCTCGAAGTCGCCGTCGGCCTGCTCGCGGCGGTCGACGGTGCGCAGCCAGAACTCGCGCTCGGCCGGGCCGGTGCGGGCGATGGCCAGCAGCAGCGGCAGGGTCGCCTTGCCTTCGCGGAAGTCGTCGCCCGGGTTCTTGCCGAGCTCGTCGCTCTCGCCGGAGTAGTCGAGGGCGTCGTCGACGAGCTGGAACGCCAGGCCGAGGTCCTGGCCGTATTTGCGCAGCGCCCGGCGGCGCTCCGGCGGCGCGCCGGCCGAGACCGCGCCCGCCTCGGCGGCGGCGGCGAACAGCTCGGCCGTCTTGGCGCGGATGATGTCGATGTAGAGCGCCTCGGTGAGATCGAGGTCGTGACTGCGGGTGAGCTGCAGCACCTCGCCCTCGGCGATGACGCGGCTGGCGCGGGCGAGGATCTCCAGCGCCGGCATGGAGTTCGCCCCCACCATCAGCTCGAAGGCGCGGGCGAAGAGGAAGTCGCCGACCAGCACCGAGGAGGGCGCGCCCCAGATCAGGTGAGCGGCGACCCGGCCGCGGCGTAGCTGGGAGGAATCCACCACGTCGTCGTGCAGCAGGGTGGCGGTGTGGATGAACTCCACGGCGGCGGCGAGCTTGAGGCAGGCGTCGTCGCGGGCGCCCGCTAGGCGCGCGGCGGCGACGGTCAGGAGGGGGCGCAGCCGCTTGGCGGAGCCGGAGATGAGGTGCTCCGCGAGCGCCGGGATGACCGGCACGGGGCTGTCCATGTGCCGGCGGATCAGGCCGTCGACCGCCGCCATGTCGGCCTTCGCCAGCCCGAGCAGGGCGTCGAGGGAAGGCGGCTTTTCGACGACGGCCGTGCGAGCGGCTTCCACGAGGACCTCGGACTTCTGCAAGGGCGAGGGCTTCCCGAAAGGGGCCTGCGCCGTTGCGGCGGACAATGGTGACGCGCTAGGCCGTGGTCAAGCGACCCGCGCGCGAGCAGGTTCCTGAGCTTACACCAAGGGCGGCCGGATGGACGAGATCAGCGAGGATTCCGTGCTGGACGGGCGGGTGCGCCTGCGCCAGCCGGCCCGTGGCTATCGCGCCGGGCTCGACGCGGCCCTGCTGGCCGCCGCCTGCGACGCCGGCCCCGGCCAGCGGGTGCTCGAGGCCGGCTGCGGGGCGGGTGCGGCGCTGCTGGCGGCCGCCGCCCGGCGCCAAGGGGCGCGGTTCGCCGGCGTCGAGCGGGATGCGGCCGCGGCGGCCCTGGCGCGGGAGAACGCCGCCCTGAACGGCCTGTCGGAGCGGGTGGAGATCCTCGAGGCCGACGTCGCCGCGCCGTTCTCCAGGCTGGGCCTCGCGCCCTTCGACGCCGCCCTGTCGAACCCGCCGTTCTTCGACGATCCGGGGGCGCTGAGGGCGCCTTCCCCCGAGCGGCGGGGCGCGTGGATCGCCGACGCCGGGCTCGCCGCCTGGACCGGGTTTCTGGTGAAGGCGGTGCGCGAGGGCGGCACGATCACCCTGATCCATCGGGCCGACCGGCTCGCCGACCTCCTGACGCTCCTGGCGGAGAAGGCGGGCTCGTTCCAGGTGCGGCCGATCCATCCCTTCGCCGATGCGCCGGCCAAGCGGGTGATTGTGCGGGCGGTGAAGACCGGCAAGGCGCCGCTGCAGCTCCTCCCCGCCCTCGTGCTGCACGACCGGGCGGGCGGCAAGCACAGGGCCGAGGCCGAGGCGATCCTGCGCGGCCGGGCGGCGCTGGAGTGGGTCTAGGCGGGACACCTAGGCCGAGGGATCCGGATCGTCGATCGGCTCCGGGAACGGGATGACCGGGATGTCCGGCGGATCGGCGCCCGGCGGCATCTCGGGCGGGATGTGCGGGCCGGGCGGCTCGGGCTGGAGCGGCTCGCTCAGGCGCGCGGGCATGGCGGTTCTCCGTGACGTGCTCGGCGAACCTCCTAGCGTCCGGCAGGGTTCCGCGGCTTGCGCTGGATCAAGCCTGAGCCGGATCAGGCAGGGCTCAGCCCGATGCGCTCGCGGTAGGTGGGATGCACCAGGTCGTGGGTCTCCGGGTGCTTCTTCATGTAGCCGGCCATGAAGGGGCAGAGCGGGATCACCTTCAGCCCCCGCTGGCGGGCGTAGTCCATGGCGTAGACCGCGAGCCGGCTGGCGATGCCGCGCCCCTCGAACACGGTGGGCACCACCGTGTGCGGCAGGATGATGCCGCCGGCCACCAGCTGGTACTCGGCGAAGGCGGTCTCACCCTCGAGCACGATCTCGAACCGGTGGGTGGCGGTGTTGTCGACGACGGCGGGGATTTCGGTCATGCCGCGATCTAGGCACGAAAAAGGGCCCGGACGCGAGCCCGGGCCCCTCATCAGCCTGCAATCCGCGGTCCGGATCAGTTCCGGCTGGTGTCGACCAGCTTGTTCTTGGTGATCCAGGGCATCATGGCGCGCAGGCGGCCGCCCACCTCCTCGATGGGATGCTCGGCGGCGCGGCGGCGGGTGGCCTTGAAGCTCGGCGCGCCGACCGCGTTCTCCTGCATGAAGTCACGCACGAAGCGGCCCGACTGGATATCCTCCAGCACGCGCTTCATCTCGGCCTTGGTCTCCGGGGTCACGATCCGCGGCCCGGTGACGTACTCGCCGTACTCCGCGGTGTTGGAGATCGAGTAGTTCATGTTGGCGATGCCGCCCTCGTAGATGAGGTCGACGATCAGCTTCACCTCGTGGAGGCACTCGAAGTAGGCCATCTCCGGCGCGTAACCGGCTTCCACCAGGGTCTCGAAGCCGGCGCGGATCAGCTCCACCAGGCCGCCGCACAGCACGGCCTGCTCGCCGAACAAGTCGGTCTCGCACTCT contains:
- a CDS encoding polyprenyl synthetase family protein; this encodes MAAVDGLIRRHMDSPVPVIPALAEHLISGSAKRLRPLLTVAAARLAGARDDACLKLAAAVEFIHTATLLHDDVVDSSQLRRGRVAAHLIWGAPSSVLVGDFLFARAFELMVGANSMPALEILARASRVIAEGEVLQLTRSHDLDLTEALYIDIIRAKTAELFAAAAEAGAVSAGAPPERRRALRKYGQDLGLAFQLVDDALDYSGESDELGKNPGDDFREGKATLPLLLAIARTGPAEREFWLRTVDRREQADGDFERVRELMRQTGALQDTLDRAQAYAESAKAALAEFPAIGWRPALEDLADFAVARKA
- the fumC gene encoding class II fumarate hydratase, translated to MTATRTETDTFGPIEVPADRYWGAQTQRSLQNFKIGWEKQPKPVIKALGVVKRAAAEANMALGKLDPEIGKFIVAAAQEVIDGKLDDHFPLVVWQTGSGTQSNMNANEVISNRAIEMMGGVMGSKSPVHPNDHVNMSQSSNDTYPTAMHIACAEEVSRSVMPALEHLHAALKAKSAAFDHIIKIGRTHTQDATPLTLGQEFGGYAHQVAMSVRRIKESLYGLYELAQGGTAVGTGLTAPVGFAEKVAEQIAAITRLPFVTAPNKFEALAAHDAMVFSHGALTTAAAALFKIANDIRFLGSGPRAGLGELALPENEPGSSIMPGKVNPTQAEALTMLCAHVMGNNAAMAFAGSQGHFELNVFNPVMAYNFLQSCRLLADGAISFTDNMVVGIEAREDNIKANLERSLMLVTSLKEHIGYDKAAAIAKKAHKNGTTLREEAVGGGYVTNEQFDAWVRPEDMIHPG
- a CDS encoding GNAT family N-acetyltransferase; protein product: MTEIPAVVDNTATHRFEIVLEGETAFAEYQLVAGGIILPHTVVPTVFEGRGIASRLAVYAMDYARQRGLKVIPLCPFMAGYMKKHPETHDLVHPTYRERIGLSPA
- a CDS encoding tRNA1(Val) (adenine(37)-N6)-methyltransferase, giving the protein MDEISEDSVLDGRVRLRQPARGYRAGLDAALLAAACDAGPGQRVLEAGCGAGAALLAAAARRQGARFAGVERDAAAAALARENAALNGLSERVEILEADVAAPFSRLGLAPFDAALSNPPFFDDPGALRAPSPERRGAWIADAGLAAWTGFLVKAVREGGTITLIHRADRLADLLTLLAEKAGSFQVRPIHPFADAPAKRVIVRAVKTGKAPLQLLPALVLHDRAGGKHRAEAEAILRGRAALEWV
- a CDS encoding RusA family crossover junction endodeoxyribonuclease; translation: MSETWTQHGKVRAREGGGALVVEVDGLTTQAKYYKPLIYEFFRKVWRGARPGWGEFSVEIRMEYVGDPPWLDLDNLAKAILDAIKGYAFHDDAQVARLLVERQAGERERIVISVRKLTDRLMSQSRQG
- a CDS encoding iron-containing redox enzyme family protein, whose translation is MTDRITAGTRLAGLGEFSPEIPDSRRLHLALARWNRRRLAVGRPSETWLQDLAEDTRMLRLEGAFVEAFRAHVAPLLAEVPTEPEGFIAWFEALKDTGPGQWDQLFAWLAAEATLEEMRWFLTQEAAGEAGFDDLVAMTQVKLPARPKLELARNYWDEMGRGSMGGMHGPMLDRTVKGLELSPTIEGTLWQSLCLANTMTALATTRRYGYQSVGALGVVELTAPTRVAAVADGLKRLEVAPEQRKYFVLHANLDVEHSKAWNAEALLPLVTEDPSCAPLIAEGALMRLICGEQCFEAYRAHLWAHADPVSFAAE
- a CDS encoding GNAT family N-acetyltransferase; translated protein: MVQTVRIQGPLPEGFEALRQEAEAEGHKHLTRLAREWATEPQAFHVLLGVFHEGGLVAIGGVTDEPEDAGEPAWRMRRLYVARRARGMGVARAIANGLGQEALDSVRLVTVHAGSNEAARFWEAMGFSPVAGRPWSHEFRG